One window from the genome of Rufibacter tibetensis encodes:
- a CDS encoding DUF805 domain-containing protein produces MFKAPFSFKGRIRRLEYGLSWLIYIPFAIILNVLAASSDITTILIMFVLYIPLVWFVWAQGAKRCHDKGRSGWFQIIPFYCLVLLFSDGEPYENDYGANPKGKEEQAADFFNQEPVME; encoded by the coding sequence ATGTTTAAAGCTCCATTTTCCTTTAAAGGAAGAATCAGAAGATTAGAGTATGGCCTCAGCTGGCTAATTTACATTCCTTTTGCCATCATACTTAATGTATTGGCTGCATCATCAGACATAACCACTATTCTGATTATGTTTGTATTGTATATTCCCTTGGTGTGGTTCGTTTGGGCCCAAGGTGCAAAAAGATGCCATGACAAGGGTCGGTCAGGATGGTTTCAAATTATCCCTTTCTATTGTTTAGTCTTGCTTTTCAGCGATGGCGAACCTTACGAAAACGACTACGGAGCGAACCCCAAGGGGAAAGAAGAACAAGCGGCAGACTTCTTCAATCAAGAACCTGTTATGGAGTAA
- a CDS encoding gluconate 2-dehydrogenase subunit 3 family protein, whose product MNRRTAVKGLLVFTGGLVLLPSCLTREGKAFIPLKHLEVSAEEEKMLGEIVETLIPTTDTAGAKQLGLHKFTLKMVDDLHSPEDQKTFMDGMEAFQKMTKKQTGNSFVECSPQERQELIAAINSGKASKEVIDFYQILKKHTVTGYLNSELVMTKLRIYELVPSRYIAYYPVKASTKN is encoded by the coding sequence ATGAACAGGCGTACTGCGGTCAAAGGGTTGCTGGTTTTTACGGGAGGGCTGGTGCTGCTTCCGTCCTGCCTCACCAGGGAAGGAAAGGCATTCATCCCACTAAAACACTTGGAGGTGTCCGCGGAGGAGGAAAAGATGCTGGGCGAGATAGTGGAAACCCTCATCCCAACCACTGACACGGCCGGAGCCAAGCAGTTGGGTCTGCACAAGTTTACCTTGAAAATGGTTGACGACCTCCACAGCCCCGAAGACCAGAAAACCTTTATGGACGGCATGGAAGCTTTCCAGAAAATGACCAAGAAGCAGACGGGCAACTCGTTTGTGGAATGCAGTCCTCAGGAGCGCCAGGAACTGATTGCCGCAATTAACAGCGGAAAAGCCTCCAAAGAAGTAATAGATTTCTACCAGATTCTGAAAAAGCATACCGTCACTGGTTACCTCAACTCAGAGCTGGTCATGACCAAGTTGCGCATTTATGAACTGGTACCCAGCCGGTACATCGCCTATTATCCGGTGAAAGCTTCAACCAAGAACTAA